The following are encoded in a window of Flavobacterium cupriresistens genomic DNA:
- a CDS encoding M4 family metallopeptidase, producing MKRILSKIVTMTVVAFSLSGVAQEKDKRISQKSLSENGVPSLITFSKMSTYKSADAEKVFKEQLALRDNQSFAKVKSESDREGFTHDKFQLYEQGIKVEFANYSLHSKKGRLESMNGEFYKIVNARIKPTLSAQEAFNRAVVHTGAKTYLWDSPKDAAAMNYEKPKGELVFLPDMENQGKERTTDKVRLAYKFDIYATNPLSRGDLYIDAATGQALFYNATIKHLGEYSHGKSKAAVKDYSSNSKRVVVSGNAATRYNAAQTIETTLNEFSYILLDGTRGNGIQTYNSSRTATYPETDFTDADNNWTAAEYANANKDDGALDAHWGAEKTYDYWSAVHGRNSYDNAGAKIKSYVHYNLIAAGYADNNNAYWNGTVMTYGDGSGAGGFDILTSLDVAGHEIGHAVCEHTANLAYQKESGAMNEGFSDIWGACIEYHTTPVKSTWLIGEDIEKRDGHLALRSMSDPKSERQPDTYKGTNWVSVNCFSPQRSNDYCGVHTNSGVLNHWFYILSIGKSGTNDIGSAYDVVGITIEKAEKIAYRLESVYLTANATFANARTFGIQSAIDLYGANSAEVIATTNAFYAVGVGEAYVDLRDTAPPTAPASLAAFGITETTANLTWTASTDNVAVTGYDVYEGTTLKGTTTATNYKVIGLTAQTAYRFSVKAKDAAGNVSAESNVIDVIATEGYCVSKGESAEAERIGKVVFGTISNTSTGTAGYEKFTEISTNVRQGAYCSITITPSWTSRLNTNKEGYAVFIDYNQDGDFSDAGETVWTKSISKMSFIQASFRIPATATLGITRLRVSMKYNGIPTACESFSNGQVEDYSVNITDSGSFFINELVGEVNAPGSEFDLYPNPTDKELNVSSIAKSGVTFKITNALGQQIGSGQLSNNPIDVSKLNAGIYTIEFNSGQKRVTKKFIKK from the coding sequence ATGAAACGTATTTTATCCAAAATTGTTACAATGACAGTTGTTGCATTTTCATTATCCGGAGTAGCTCAGGAGAAAGATAAAAGAATCAGTCAGAAAAGTTTATCTGAGAACGGAGTACCAAGTTTAATTACTTTCAGTAAAATGTCGACTTATAAAAGTGCTGACGCAGAAAAAGTATTTAAAGAGCAACTGGCTTTAAGGGACAATCAATCCTTTGCAAAAGTTAAAAGCGAATCGGATCGTGAAGGTTTTACGCATGATAAATTTCAGTTGTATGAACAGGGAATTAAAGTAGAATTTGCGAATTATTCTTTACACTCAAAAAAGGGAAGACTGGAATCCATGAATGGTGAATTTTACAAGATTGTAAATGCAAGAATTAAACCGACACTTTCTGCGCAAGAAGCTTTTAACAGAGCGGTTGTACATACCGGAGCAAAGACGTATTTGTGGGATTCTCCGAAGGATGCTGCCGCAATGAATTATGAGAAGCCAAAAGGAGAGTTGGTTTTCTTGCCGGATATGGAAAACCAAGGAAAAGAAAGAACTACAGATAAAGTTCGTTTGGCCTACAAATTTGACATCTATGCAACAAACCCGTTAAGTCGTGGTGATTTGTATATTGACGCCGCAACAGGACAGGCTTTGTTTTATAACGCAACAATAAAACATCTTGGTGAGTATAGCCATGGAAAATCGAAAGCTGCTGTTAAAGATTATAGTTCAAATTCAAAAAGGGTAGTGGTTTCCGGTAATGCAGCAACACGTTATAACGCAGCACAAACCATTGAAACAACCTTAAACGAGTTTTCTTATATTTTGCTTGACGGAACACGAGGAAACGGAATTCAGACGTACAACTCTTCAAGAACGGCAACGTACCCAGAAACTGATTTTACAGATGCAGATAATAACTGGACAGCGGCTGAGTACGCTAATGCAAACAAAGACGATGGTGCATTGGATGCGCATTGGGGAGCCGAAAAGACGTATGATTACTGGTCCGCCGTACACGGAAGAAATAGTTATGATAATGCAGGAGCAAAAATTAAAAGTTATGTGCATTATAACTTAATTGCAGCGGGTTATGCTGACAATAATAATGCATACTGGAACGGAACTGTTATGACTTATGGGGACGGTTCCGGGGCGGGAGGATTCGATATTCTGACTTCATTGGATGTTGCGGGGCATGAAATTGGTCATGCAGTTTGTGAGCATACGGCTAATTTGGCCTACCAGAAAGAATCAGGTGCGATGAACGAAGGTTTCTCTGATATCTGGGGGGCTTGTATTGAGTATCATACAACTCCAGTAAAATCGACTTGGTTGATTGGAGAAGATATAGAAAAAAGAGACGGTCATTTGGCTTTACGTTCTATGAGTGATCCAAAGTCTGAAAGACAGCCGGATACTTACAAAGGAACTAATTGGGTATCAGTAAATTGTTTCAGCCCGCAAAGGAGTAATGATTACTGCGGTGTACATACCAATTCAGGAGTATTAAATCACTGGTTTTATATTCTTTCTATTGGTAAATCGGGGACAAATGATATTGGAAGTGCTTACGATGTTGTCGGAATAACAATAGAGAAGGCTGAAAAAATTGCATACCGTTTAGAAAGTGTTTATTTAACAGCGAATGCTACTTTTGCAAATGCAAGAACTTTCGGAATTCAATCGGCTATTGATTTGTACGGAGCAAATTCTGCAGAGGTTATTGCAACAACAAATGCATTTTATGCAGTTGGGGTTGGAGAGGCTTATGTAGATTTAAGAGACACAGCGCCTCCTACAGCACCAGCTTCTTTGGCAGCTTTTGGAATAACAGAAACAACAGCGAACTTAACCTGGACAGCTTCTACAGATAATGTTGCTGTTACTGGATATGATGTTTACGAGGGTACTACGTTAAAAGGAACTACTACTGCAACAAATTATAAGGTAATCGGACTGACAGCTCAGACTGCTTACCGCTTTTCTGTAAAAGCCAAAGATGCGGCAGGAAATGTTTCTGCGGAAAGTAATGTGATAGATGTTATTGCAACTGAGGGCTACTGTGTTTCTAAAGGAGAAAGTGCCGAAGCGGAGAGAATTGGTAAAGTAGTATTTGGAACAATTAGTAATACTTCAACAGGAACAGCCGGTTATGAAAAATTTACAGAGATTTCTACCAATGTTAGACAAGGAGCATATTGTTCAATTACAATCACACCATCATGGACATCCAGACTTAATACTAATAAAGAAGGTTATGCTGTATTTATTGATTATAATCAGGATGGTGATTTCTCTGATGCAGGAGAAACTGTGTGGACAAAATCCATTTCTAAAATGAGTTTTATTCAAGCATCTTTTAGAATTCCTGCAACAGCAACTTTGGGAATAACAAGATTGAGAGTCTCTATGAAATACAATGGTATTCCAACTGCTTGTGAATCTTTTTCTAATGGACAAGTGGAAGATTATTCCGTAAACATTACAGATTCAGGATCTTTTTTTATTAATGAATTGGTTGGAGAAGTAAATGCACCAGGCTCCGAATTTGATTTATATCCGAATCCTACTGATAAGGAACTAAATGTTTCTTCAATAGCGAAAAGCGGAGTTACTTTTAAAATTACAAATGCTTTAGGGCAACAGATTGGCTCAGGTCAATTGTCTAATAATCCTATTGATGTAAGTAAATTAAATGCCGGGATCTATACTATCGAATTCAACAGCGGTCAAAAAAGAGTTACTAAAAAATTCATCAAGAAATAA
- a CDS encoding metallophosphoesterase family protein: MRTFVIGDIHGGLLALEQVLSKAKVTQNDTLIFLGDYVDGWSHSTQVIDFLIDLKKKQKCICIRGNHDQLALDWLENRHEEFDEEMWYKHGGKATVEGYAVLSEERKEEHIAFLTSLQDFYLDTENRLFIHAGYTNLSGVTYEFFSKLFYWDRTLWETALSLDPNLKPDDLYYPKRLTVYKEVYIGHTPVTRIGETVPVQRACVWNLDTGAAFKGSLTIMDVDTKEFWQSDPLNELYSNEKGRN, encoded by the coding sequence ATGCGAACATTTGTTATTGGTGACATACACGGAGGTTTACTTGCACTTGAACAGGTGTTGAGTAAAGCTAAGGTTACTCAAAATGATACTCTTATATTTTTAGGCGATTATGTCGATGGATGGAGTCATTCAACTCAGGTAATCGATTTTTTAATTGACCTTAAAAAGAAACAAAAATGCATTTGCATCAGAGGCAATCATGATCAGTTGGCTTTAGACTGGCTAGAAAACAGACATGAGGAATTTGATGAGGAAATGTGGTATAAACATGGCGGAAAAGCTACTGTTGAAGGATATGCTGTTCTTTCTGAAGAACGAAAAGAAGAACATATCGCTTTTTTGACATCGCTGCAGGATTTTTATCTGGATACTGAAAACCGATTATTCATACACGCCGGATATACCAATCTAAGTGGTGTAACCTATGAATTTTTCTCCAAATTATTCTATTGGGACCGAACACTTTGGGAAACCGCACTTTCTTTAGATCCAAATTTGAAACCCGACGATTTATACTATCCAAAACGATTAACCGTTTACAAAGAAGTATACATCGGTCATACACCGGTAACGCGAATTGGAGAAACCGTTCCCGTACAGAGAGCCTGCGTATGGAACCTTGATACAGGCGCCGCCTTCAAAGGTTCGCTGACTATAATGGATGTTGATACCAAGGAATTCTGGCAAAGTGATCCGTTAAACGAACTGTATTCTAACGAAAAGGGTAGGAATTAA